Proteins encoded together in one Myxococcota bacterium window:
- a CDS encoding PEP-CTERM sorting domain-containing protein (PEP-CTERM proteins occur, often in large numbers, in the proteomes of bacteria that also encode an exosortase, a predicted intramembrane cysteine proteinase. The presence of a PEP-CTERM domain at a protein's C-terminus predicts cleavage within the sorting domain, followed by covalent anchoring to some some component of the (usually Gram-negative) cell surface. Many PEP-CTERM proteins exhibit an unusual sequence composition that includes large numbers of potential glycosylation sites. Expression of one such protein has been shown restore the ability of a bacterium to form floc, a type of biofilm.): MRPLAPQRLWAASLVAVALCATAASAATIAIATDQPTYAIGDTIIVTVETFVDWGESSPNALVSLGYDPALAGQQAVVVQGSYQITSFGGSAGWTAGALQGQCDQPGLCRLIDQLAPSPTGAAVGPGLLQQLVVELSADQAGHLAFSFPNLTFFGAAAPSLSVQIVPEPSTLALIGFALTGLVLGRRQRR; encoded by the coding sequence GTGAGGCCGTTGGCCCCGCAGAGGCTCTGGGCAGCATCGCTCGTCGCGGTGGCGCTCTGCGCGACCGCCGCGTCAGCCGCCACGATTGCGATCGCGACCGACCAACCGACCTACGCGATCGGTGACACGATCATCGTGACGGTCGAAACCTTCGTCGATTGGGGTGAGTCGTCGCCGAACGCACTCGTATCGCTGGGATACGACCCCGCTCTCGCTGGGCAACAGGCAGTCGTCGTGCAGGGCTCTTACCAGATCACCTCCTTCGGCGGCTCGGCCGGATGGACCGCTGGCGCGCTCCAGGGCCAGTGCGACCAGCCCGGGCTGTGCCGACTCATCGACCAGCTCGCTCCGAGTCCGACCGGTGCAGCGGTGGGCCCGGGCTTGTTGCAGCAACTCGTGGTCGAGCTCTCCGCCGACCAGGCAGGCCATCTGGCTTTCTCCTTTCCCAACCTCACCTTCTTCGGTGCCGCCGCCCCGTCCCTGTCCGTCCAGATCGTCCCCGAACCCAGCACCCTCGCGCTGATCGGGTTCGCGCTCACCGGCCTCGTTCTTGGAAGGAGGCAACGGCGCTGA
- a CDS encoding HTTM domain-containing protein: MALLRVGIALTLLLDLALRARSLRAHYTDFGVLPRATTLADGSPAVFFLPSLHSLSGDWPLQAVLFTVAGGCAVFLALGRFTRTATMASWLLLVSLHHRNPMVTHGDDTLLACVLFFGMLLPWGARYSLDARSVPARQTERSGTAPTRFLSFATAGYAVQVALVYLFSALLKTGPEWWSEGSAVAYALSSGNAYAWVAVAQDFPGLLALLSRGVMALEFAAPLLLFSPIWTAPLRMVGIVGIVAFHLGIASTLALGIFPVVGIVTTLGLIPSVCWTWLGVDRGATEAPTQLEDSFPGRLRNGVALGALALIVGWNLTTLPRAPFAFSPGIVKLGAWLRLGQSWSMFAPGPSRESGWHVVAGRLDDGSTVDVLRGGERVDWARPPRIATVYPSFRWYEYLARTTGPEAGTHQELYAAYLCRAWNETQPETRHLRTLELVYLWSDIRPGAPLDRPERRTLRIHRCRPALPVNAGV; encoded by the coding sequence TTGGCGCTCCTGCGCGTCGGCATCGCCCTGACCCTGCTGCTCGACCTCGCGCTCCGCGCACGATCCCTGCGCGCGCACTACACGGACTTTGGCGTGTTGCCCCGGGCGACCACGCTCGCCGACGGCAGCCCCGCCGTGTTCTTTCTGCCCTCGCTGCATTCGCTGAGCGGTGACTGGCCGTTGCAGGCGGTGCTCTTCACGGTCGCAGGTGGGTGCGCGGTCTTCCTGGCCCTCGGGCGCTTCACCCGCACGGCAACCATGGCTTCGTGGCTGCTGCTCGTCTCGCTGCACCATCGCAACCCGATGGTCACCCACGGCGACGACACGCTTCTGGCCTGCGTTCTCTTCTTCGGCATGTTGCTGCCCTGGGGTGCGCGGTACTCCCTCGATGCGCGGTCTGTTCCGGCGCGGCAGACCGAGCGGTCGGGGACGGCACCGACGCGCTTCCTTTCCTTCGCTACCGCCGGCTACGCAGTGCAGGTGGCCCTCGTCTACCTCTTCAGTGCGCTCCTGAAGACCGGACCCGAGTGGTGGAGCGAAGGGAGTGCCGTCGCCTATGCGCTGTCTTCGGGGAACGCCTATGCGTGGGTCGCAGTGGCGCAGGACTTCCCCGGCCTCCTCGCGCTCTTGAGCCGTGGCGTGATGGCGCTCGAGTTCGCGGCGCCGCTGCTGCTCTTCTCCCCGATCTGGACGGCACCGCTGCGCATGGTCGGGATCGTGGGCATCGTGGCCTTCCACCTGGGGATCGCCTCGACTCTGGCCCTCGGGATCTTTCCAGTGGTGGGCATCGTCACCACGCTCGGCCTGATCCCCTCGGTGTGCTGGACCTGGCTCGGCGTCGATCGAGGAGCCACCGAAGCACCAACGCAGCTCGAGGACTCCTTCCCCGGGCGCCTGCGCAACGGGGTCGCGCTGGGCGCGTTGGCGTTGATCGTCGGCTGGAACCTGACGACCTTGCCTCGTGCCCCCTTCGCGTTCTCGCCGGGGATCGTGAAGCTCGGCGCCTGGCTGCGCCTCGGCCAATCCTGGTCGATGTTCGCGCCCGGACCGTCGCGCGAGAGCGGCTGGCACGTCGTGGCGGGGAGGCTCGACGACGGGTCCACGGTCGACGTGCTTCGTGGCGGCGAACGCGTCGACTGGGCGCGACCACCGCGCATCGCGACCGTCTACCCGAGCTTTCGATGGTACGAGTACCTGGCCCGCACCACGGGACCCGAAGCCGGCACGCACCAGGAGCTATACGCCGCGTACCTGTGTCGCGCCTGGAACGAGACGCAGCCGGAGACGAGGCACCTGCGCACCCTCGAACTCGTCTACCTGTGGAGCGACATCCGGCCGGGCGCACCCCTCGACCGCCCGGAGCGGAGGACGCTGCGGATCCACCGCTGCCGCCCTGCCCTACCCGTGAACGCCGGCGTGTAG
- a CDS encoding adenylate/guanylate cyclase domain-containing protein — protein MRCEHCQHEIRAGARFCEECGTPIAPRCPSCEAPLSATAKFCSQCGTAVAGDPVPTATPQDRDGEAERRQITAMFCDLAGSTELAQRVDPEELREILRTYQQTCAQMVARFDGHVAQLLGDGVLVYFGYPRAHEDDAQRAVRAGLAIQAELAKWNEERAARDEDLVQARIGIHTGPVVISALGGTSGRRETLALGDTIIIASRLEGLAELGQVLVSEATLRLVEGSVESRDLGTPPLKGVSEPIRVYGIERVVRSAPGAVDPRDITGVSGREAELARLHDCWHRVLEGRGHVATVSGEAGIGKSRVLQGLRRGLPDTPHRVLEFECTPYTAGNAFKPILEMVEHVLGFEEDEAPDARLAKLEQALVELAPERCAEILPFVASLLGLPESERYPLEHMSPELQRERSLRALVAPIRLLAEREPLLLIGEDLHWADPSTLAFLSDLADQAPSSRLLLLLTFREEFASPWPEGEDVSAIALERLDAQATRALVSGVVGAGRVLPDELVGQIAERADGVPLYAVELTKAVVESERLVERDGRLELQGKVSDLSIPSTLQGSLMARLDRIRAAKQVAQLGATLGRSFPFDLIAAVADLDEGELQAGLRQLVDAEILVQRGTPPEATYTFRHRLLQDTAYESQLKKRRTELHARTSQAYEQRFPQRIASAPEVVAHHCAEGGLTAEAVDYFQQAGEVALSRHANQESRDYYARSLELHGERPPEDPDSLIEHRAKEVALRLGQCVPMTGLDGFEAAEVLDSIARCEALSDTFDTGPAKIPIVHGLMMHYSNAGLLARARDYADQLIEIIEPIERGPLLLAGRMNRAFSGPTTAPLPVACRDFEQAIALADEIDPPPPIAAMDADAKSGMQAVYAISLVLSGRPTQGLQVAEASIERALALGHPRTIAIVLGNGGATFSYLEDAPRVAEAAKQVLEATADRGFEFLEASGLALDAWARTKLGDADGLGAFDAALRYAEDAGVVGGLPKYYLMAADAETEAGNPERAFERVAKCRSLCKRTKEFSYFPQSLLSRARAHWVVGARDEAFTDLERALGMWKGSGAIWLELDAAVTYADFALESNQKRAEARAFLEPVYASFEDGFETPLLRRAEALRERLG, from the coding sequence GTGCGTTGCGAGCACTGCCAGCACGAGATCCGGGCAGGTGCGCGCTTCTGCGAGGAATGCGGCACACCGATCGCGCCTCGCTGCCCCTCTTGTGAGGCCCCGCTCTCCGCCACCGCGAAGTTCTGCTCCCAGTGCGGGACGGCGGTCGCGGGGGACCCGGTTCCCACGGCCACGCCCCAGGACCGGGACGGGGAGGCCGAGCGCCGCCAGATCACCGCGATGTTCTGCGATCTCGCAGGCTCCACCGAGCTCGCCCAGCGCGTCGACCCGGAAGAGCTGCGCGAGATCCTGCGCACCTACCAGCAGACCTGCGCCCAGATGGTGGCGCGCTTCGACGGCCACGTGGCCCAGCTCCTGGGCGACGGCGTGCTCGTGTACTTCGGCTACCCGCGCGCCCACGAAGACGACGCCCAGCGCGCCGTCCGGGCCGGGCTGGCGATCCAGGCCGAGCTCGCGAAGTGGAACGAGGAGCGTGCCGCGCGGGACGAAGATCTCGTGCAGGCGCGCATCGGGATCCACACGGGACCGGTCGTGATCTCGGCCCTCGGTGGGACGAGCGGACGTCGAGAGACCCTCGCCCTGGGCGACACCATCATCATTGCGTCGCGCCTCGAGGGGCTGGCCGAGCTGGGCCAGGTGCTGGTGAGCGAGGCGACCCTGCGCCTGGTAGAAGGCTCGGTCGAATCGCGCGATCTCGGCACGCCGCCGCTGAAGGGTGTGAGCGAGCCGATTCGCGTCTACGGGATCGAACGGGTGGTGCGCTCGGCGCCGGGTGCCGTCGATCCGCGGGACATCACCGGCGTGTCGGGGCGAGAAGCCGAGCTCGCCCGACTCCACGACTGTTGGCACCGCGTGCTCGAAGGGCGTGGGCACGTGGCCACCGTCTCGGGCGAGGCTGGCATCGGGAAGTCGCGCGTGCTGCAGGGTTTGCGACGCGGGCTCCCCGACACCCCGCACCGGGTCCTCGAGTTCGAGTGCACGCCCTACACGGCGGGGAACGCCTTCAAGCCGATCCTCGAGATGGTGGAGCACGTGCTGGGCTTCGAAGAGGACGAGGCGCCGGACGCGCGTCTGGCGAAGCTCGAGCAGGCGCTCGTCGAACTCGCCCCCGAGCGGTGCGCCGAGATCCTGCCGTTCGTGGCTTCCCTCCTGGGGCTCCCCGAATCCGAGCGCTATCCGCTCGAGCACATGAGCCCCGAGCTGCAGCGCGAGCGCTCGCTACGCGCGCTCGTGGCTCCGATTCGGCTCCTGGCCGAACGGGAACCGCTGCTCCTGATCGGCGAAGACCTCCACTGGGCCGACCCGTCGACGCTTGCTTTCCTCTCGGATCTCGCCGATCAGGCTCCGTCTTCGCGGCTGCTGCTGCTCCTGACCTTCCGCGAGGAATTCGCATCGCCCTGGCCGGAAGGCGAAGACGTCAGTGCGATCGCCCTCGAGCGCCTCGACGCCCAGGCCACGCGTGCCCTCGTCTCCGGGGTCGTCGGCGCGGGTCGGGTACTGCCCGACGAGCTGGTCGGGCAGATCGCCGAGCGCGCGGATGGCGTGCCGCTCTACGCGGTCGAGCTGACGAAGGCCGTCGTCGAATCCGAGCGGCTGGTCGAGCGAGACGGGCGCCTCGAACTGCAGGGCAAGGTCTCGGATCTCTCGATCCCCTCCACGCTGCAGGGATCCTTGATGGCGCGCCTCGATCGCATTCGCGCGGCGAAGCAGGTGGCGCAGCTGGGCGCGACCCTCGGACGGAGCTTTCCCTTCGATCTGATCGCCGCCGTCGCCGACCTCGACGAGGGCGAGCTGCAGGCGGGGCTGCGTCAACTCGTCGACGCCGAGATCCTGGTGCAACGGGGGACGCCTCCCGAGGCCACCTACACCTTCCGGCATCGGCTCCTACAGGATACAGCCTACGAGTCGCAGCTGAAGAAACGTCGCACCGAGCTGCACGCCCGGACCAGCCAGGCCTACGAGCAACGCTTTCCCCAGCGCATCGCGTCCGCTCCCGAGGTGGTGGCGCACCACTGCGCCGAGGGAGGGCTCACCGCAGAGGCCGTCGACTACTTCCAGCAGGCGGGCGAGGTGGCTCTCTCGCGTCACGCGAACCAGGAATCACGCGACTACTACGCGCGTTCCCTCGAGCTGCACGGGGAGCGCCCGCCCGAGGATCCCGACTCGCTGATCGAACACCGGGCCAAGGAGGTTGCCCTGCGGCTGGGCCAGTGTGTGCCGATGACGGGCCTCGACGGTTTCGAGGCTGCGGAGGTCCTGGACTCGATCGCGCGTTGCGAGGCGCTCAGTGACACGTTCGATACCGGGCCGGCGAAGATCCCGATCGTCCACGGCCTGATGATGCACTACAGCAACGCCGGGCTCCTGGCGCGCGCTCGTGACTACGCCGATCAGCTGATCGAGATCATCGAGCCGATCGAGCGCGGGCCCCTGCTACTGGCCGGGCGGATGAATCGCGCCTTCAGTGGCCCCACCACGGCGCCTCTCCCGGTCGCGTGCCGCGACTTCGAACAGGCGATCGCCTTGGCCGACGAGATCGATCCGCCGCCGCCGATCGCGGCGATGGACGCCGACGCAAAGTCGGGGATGCAGGCGGTCTACGCGATCTCACTGGTGCTCTCGGGGCGCCCGACCCAGGGCCTCCAGGTGGCGGAGGCGTCGATCGAGCGCGCACTCGCGCTGGGGCACCCGCGCACGATCGCGATCGTGCTCGGCAACGGTGGCGCGACCTTCTCCTACCTCGAGGACGCACCCCGGGTTGCAGAGGCCGCGAAGCAGGTGCTCGAAGCGACCGCCGATCGGGGTTTCGAGTTCCTCGAGGCGTCGGGCCTCGCTCTCGATGCCTGGGCACGCACGAAGCTCGGCGACGCCGACGGCCTGGGCGCGTTCGATGCGGCGCTGCGCTACGCGGAGGACGCGGGCGTCGTGGGGGGCCTGCCGAAGTACTACCTGATGGCAGCCGATGCCGAGACCGAGGCCGGGAACCCGGAGCGCGCCTTCGAGCGCGTCGCGAAGTGTCGGAGTCTGTGCAAGCGCACGAAGGAGTTCAGCTACTTTCCCCAGTCGCTCTTGTCGCGGGCGCGCGCGCACTGGGTGGTCGGCGCGCGGGACGAGGCGTTCACCGACCTCGAGCGGGCCCTCGGCATGTGGAAAGGAAGCGGAGCGATCTGGCTGGAGCTCGATGCGGCGGTGACCTACGCCGATTTCGCACTCGAGTCGAACCAGAAGCGCGCGGAAGCCCGCGCCTTCCTCGAGCCGGTCTACGCGTCCTTCGAGGATGGCTTCGAGACGCCCCTGCTCCGGCGGGCGGAGGCCTTGCGCGAACGACTCGGCTAG